One Syntrophaceae bacterium DNA window includes the following coding sequences:
- a CDS encoding MBL fold metallo-hydrolase: protein MKIKFLGAARTVTGSCFLVEAMGHCFAVDCGFHQGNRDIESRNWQVNGYDPRKIEFFLITHAHMDHSGLLPRLVQAGFRGPIYMTPPTEELLEVMLLDSAHIQEMEALWQNKKRLRHGEKRVSPLYTRQDAENTFPRFRAVPYDQPFEPFPGLRVTFRDAGHILGAAMLEMEITEAGKPSKLVFSGDIGRPSQLMMHDPSVISRADFLFLESTYGNRDHKNEKESLDELAEAVAYSHGRGEKVIIPAFAVERTQEILYCIHLLAKSGRLPKGIPVYVDSPLAIRATEIFNRNASYFDEESQKMLKQGENPLAVPNLHLTETTEASMDINTQDGPAIVISASGMADAGRIKHHLRHNLWREGASVVFVGFQAQGTIGRRIVDGAEKVRLLGEDVAVRAKVFTINGFSAHAGQSQLLDWLSHFEAGGMEIFLVHGEYGAQQVLAEKIRERFGIRAHIPDYLEEVTLVPGEAVEARVSPEAAVPKVDWETLMADLESTVARLRESRPALEAANWGDQADLRDRLAELNRALGTALPGR from the coding sequence ATGAAAATCAAGTTTCTCGGAGCCGCCCGCACGGTGACGGGCTCCTGCTTCCTCGTCGAGGCCATGGGACACTGTTTCGCCGTGGACTGCGGTTTTCACCAGGGAAACCGTGACATCGAGTCGCGCAACTGGCAGGTGAACGGATACGATCCACGAAAGATCGAATTCTTCCTGATCACCCATGCCCATATGGACCACTCAGGACTCCTGCCCCGGCTGGTCCAGGCTGGATTTCGGGGGCCGATCTACATGACCCCGCCGACGGAGGAACTCCTCGAAGTCATGCTCCTCGACAGCGCCCATATCCAGGAGATGGAGGCCCTGTGGCAGAACAAGAAGCGCCTCCGCCACGGAGAGAAGCGGGTGTCGCCGCTGTATACCCGGCAGGATGCGGAGAACACATTTCCCCGTTTCCGGGCCGTTCCCTACGACCAGCCCTTCGAGCCCTTCCCGGGGCTCCGGGTCACCTTTCGGGACGCAGGGCATATCCTGGGCGCGGCCATGCTCGAGATGGAGATCACCGAAGCGGGGAAACCGTCGAAGCTCGTGTTTTCCGGTGACATCGGAAGGCCATCCCAGCTGATGATGCACGATCCATCCGTGATCAGCCGTGCGGACTTCCTGTTTCTCGAGTCAACCTACGGAAACCGGGACCACAAGAACGAGAAGGAAAGCCTTGACGAACTGGCGGAGGCCGTCGCCTACAGTCACGGGCGCGGCGAAAAGGTGATCATTCCGGCCTTTGCCGTGGAGCGGACCCAGGAGATCCTGTATTGCATCCACCTGCTGGCGAAGAGTGGGCGCCTTCCGAAGGGCATCCCTGTTTACGTGGACAGCCCGCTGGCGATCCGGGCGACGGAGATCTTCAACCGGAACGCCTCCTATTTCGACGAGGAGTCGCAGAAGATGTTGAAGCAGGGAGAAAATCCCCTGGCCGTGCCGAATCTCCACCTGACGGAGACCACGGAGGCCTCCATGGACATCAACACACAGGACGGCCCGGCCATCGTCATCTCGGCCAGCGGCATGGCCGACGCCGGGAGGATCAAGCACCATCTCCGGCACAATCTGTGGCGGGAAGGGGCGAGCGTCGTCTTCGTGGGCTTTCAGGCCCAGGGAACGATCGGGCGCCGCATTGTCGACGGGGCGGAAAAGGTCCGCCTGCTCGGGGAAGACGTGGCCGTCCGGGCGAAGGTGTTCACGATCAACGGTTTTTCCGCCCATGCCGGCCAGTCCCAGCTCCTCGACTGGCTTTCCCACTTCGAGGCCGGAGGCATGGAGATCTTTCTTGTCCACGGAGAATACGGGGCCCAGCAGGTTCTGGCGGAAAAGATCCGCGAGCGGTTCGGCATCCGGGCGCACATTCCCGATTACCTGGAGGAGGTGACCCTCGTTCCGGGCGAGGCGGTCGAGGCCCGGGTATCGCCGGAGGCGGCCGTGCCGAAGGTGGACTGGGAGACGCTGATGGCCGATCTGGAATCGACCGTGGCGCGTCTCCGGGAATCCAGGCCGGCCCTGGAAGCCGCGAACTGGGGAGATCAGGCGGACCTGCGGGACCGCCTGGCGGAGCTGAACCGGGCCCTGGGGACCGCCCTTCCCGGGCGTTGA
- the cobS gene encoding adenosylcobinamide-GDP ribazoletransferase codes for MKPLLAAFRFLTILPLGRRPDRPGELAGSILFFPPVGLFIGIAAMAADRVAMAFLPSLPAAVCTVLLLIAVSGGLHMDGLADTADGFGSARPREKVLEIMRDSRIGTMGVVAVVAAILLKVAFLDAVPVSLRSQAILLMPVAGRSALVWSMAWLPYARPEGGLATAFLAKGSPVHASWALVFLVACGAGTAGWAGLAAAAAILAVLTGWMAICRRRIGGFTGDTLGASCEMAEIVPVVVLALWPAVAG; via the coding sequence ATGAAGCCCCTGCTGGCGGCCTTCCGCTTCCTGACGATCCTGCCACTCGGACGCCGCCCCGACAGACCCGGGGAATTGGCAGGCAGCATTCTTTTCTTTCCCCCGGTCGGCCTCTTCATAGGGATCGCGGCCATGGCGGCGGACAGGGTGGCCATGGCCTTCCTGCCTTCTCTGCCGGCGGCGGTCTGTACCGTCCTTCTCCTGATCGCCGTTTCCGGAGGCCTCCACATGGACGGCTTGGCGGACACGGCGGACGGCTTCGGAAGCGCCCGGCCGCGTGAGAAAGTCCTGGAGATCATGCGGGACAGCCGGATCGGCACCATGGGCGTCGTGGCGGTCGTGGCGGCGATCCTGCTGAAGGTGGCCTTTCTGGATGCCGTTCCCGTATCCCTGAGGAGCCAGGCAATCCTGCTGATGCCCGTCGCCGGCCGCTCGGCCCTGGTCTGGTCCATGGCCTGGCTGCCCTATGCCCGTCCGGAAGGGGGACTGGCCACGGCCTTTCTCGCGAAGGGTTCGCCGGTTCACGCGTCCTGGGCGCTCGTTTTCCTGGTTGCGTGCGGGGCCGGAACGGCCGGGTGGGCCGGCCTGGCCGCCGCTGCGGCGATCCTCGCAGTCCTGACCGGATGGATGGCGATCTGCCGCCGCCGGATCGGAGGCTTCACGGGAGACACGCTGGGGGCCTCCTGCGAAATGGCGGAGATCGTTCCGGTCGTTGTTCTGGCCCTGTGGCCGGCCGTCGCCGGGTAG